The following proteins come from a genomic window of Nostoc sp. TCL26-01:
- a CDS encoding DUF2605 domain-containing protein encodes MPDSNTSGADLMKTVLEPLLEDFQYWFVRSRDFLETEKLSFMDEQAQSELLSRVKQAQEELSAAMMLFNATEGQVGIDMTTLMPWHQLVTECWNVAARFRSQQAA; translated from the coding sequence CTCAAATACATCAGGAGCCGATCTAATGAAGACGGTTCTGGAACCACTGTTAGAAGATTTTCAGTATTGGTTTGTGCGATCGCGTGACTTTCTGGAAACTGAAAAGCTCTCATTTATGGATGAACAAGCGCAGTCAGAATTGTTATCGCGCGTTAAGCAAGCTCAAGAAGAACTAAGTGCGGCCATGATGCTGTTTAATGCGACTGAGGGACAAGTCGGAATTGATATGACAACACTCATGCCTTGGCATCAATTAGTCACAGAATGTTGGAACGTAGCAGCACGCTTTCGTTCTCAGCAAGCTGCATAA